The following are from one region of the Gammaproteobacteria bacterium genome:
- a CDS encoding KAP family NTPase, giving the protein MAENIGEEKFAITLQELEKTGITEEERIQVTAVLQDILNAVYTASGDARSIVTEQKKRAKDSVNKLSCKDDEKEHLLHTIYAWLDEYSATEDMSELHLAAITKGSYRDFPALIDKLGYEKYAHAIAKLILEGKVEPPLTISIQAPWGQGKTSLMRMIKEKLESGLKQTTTKMPTQKSTSGIQSKSDSLINWMNKEKNASNTQMLFVAQGTVPCIWFNPLYYQNSDQIWAGMAHTLLQQLADKLPTTLERERFWFRLRMSRLNTGAIRRHIHKLLLERFIPKGLVWFLILIIMFLTSYLENHAGVFLNKYPILNLLPIVGGSIHAWLESKKDIDLDDKLAQYISEPDYEGKLGLLHLVDQDIDRALKLILDDSKLVIFIDDLDRCEPNVVNTIMLAINQFISVQNRNIIFILGMDTHMVAMAIETAAQKQAETYNKARHSSKRYGWRFMEKFVQLPFFIPRLDQTKAKFYLKNLLDQEAEEKFDASELEKIKNDLSAAGSIERLTELMNALPEMNMQSKIELEKLATDRIVDFTTEKHSETLQKLVDAAIEDLHYNPRDMKRFLNVARLLFLNFENDQNAGSHEYLLKVVRAAHLMLNWPQCLRWLQGNAHTYNSSGDKKDPVQSLSDITIANQYLTFQEWKTEIEKEWGAEVAELIALPDFYAFLRKIELTTPGLPQIFDARLF; this is encoded by the coding sequence ATGGCCGAAAATATCGGTGAGGAAAAGTTTGCAATTACACTTCAAGAGTTGGAAAAGACCGGTATCACTGAAGAGGAGCGCATCCAAGTTACCGCGGTTTTACAGGATATATTGAATGCCGTGTATACGGCGAGCGGTGACGCTCGCTCCATTGTTACAGAACAGAAAAAACGAGCCAAAGACAGTGTCAATAAACTTAGCTGTAAAGATGACGAAAAAGAACATCTGTTGCATACAATTTATGCTTGGTTGGATGAATATAGCGCCACAGAAGACATGAGCGAGTTACACTTAGCTGCAATCACCAAGGGCAGCTATAGAGACTTTCCTGCATTAATCGATAAACTGGGATACGAAAAATACGCCCACGCCATTGCAAAACTGATACTGGAAGGAAAAGTAGAACCCCCCCTGACCATATCCATCCAAGCTCCATGGGGGCAGGGTAAAACCAGCCTCATGAGGATGATTAAAGAGAAATTGGAAAGCGGTCTTAAACAGACAACAACAAAAATGCCAACACAGAAGTCGACATCTGGAATACAAAGTAAGTCAGACAGCCTGATTAATTGGATGAACAAGGAAAAAAACGCAAGCAATACTCAAATGTTATTCGTGGCGCAAGGGACAGTACCATGCATTTGGTTTAACCCGCTCTACTATCAGAATAGTGATCAAATATGGGCCGGTATGGCCCACACCCTATTACAACAACTGGCGGACAAACTGCCCACGACCTTGGAACGAGAGCGGTTCTGGTTTCGCTTAAGAATGTCGCGTTTAAATACAGGAGCCATACGCAGACACATACATAAACTGCTGTTAGAAAGATTCATACCAAAAGGCTTGGTCTGGTTTTTGATTTTAATCATCATGTTCCTCACTTCCTATTTAGAAAACCATGCGGGAGTGTTTTTAAATAAATATCCGATACTCAATTTATTACCTATCGTGGGTGGCTCTATTCACGCATGGTTAGAAAGTAAAAAGGACATAGATCTGGATGACAAGCTAGCGCAATACATATCAGAGCCGGACTACGAAGGAAAGCTAGGACTATTGCACCTAGTGGACCAAGACATCGACAGAGCCCTAAAGCTCATTCTGGACGATAGTAAACTGGTTATTTTCATTGACGACCTGGACCGATGCGAGCCCAACGTGGTAAATACCATCATGCTTGCCATAAATCAGTTCATTAGTGTTCAGAACAGAAATATCATATTCATTCTGGGTATGGACACCCACATGGTGGCAATGGCCATAGAAACAGCGGCCCAAAAACAAGCGGAAACCTACAATAAAGCTCGCCATTCATCAAAACGCTATGGGTGGAGATTCATGGAGAAGTTTGTCCAGCTTCCCTTTTTCATTCCCAGGTTAGATCAAACCAAGGCGAAATTCTATCTAAAGAATTTGCTGGATCAAGAAGCGGAAGAAAAATTTGACGCAAGCGAATTGGAGAAAATCAAGAATGATCTCAGTGCTGCAGGAAGTATTGAACGATTGACGGAGTTGATGAACGCTCTTCCCGAAATGAATATGCAGTCAAAAATCGAACTGGAAAAATTAGCAACCGACAGAATTGTGGATTTCACCACGGAGAAACACAGCGAAACATTACAAAAGCTGGTGGATGCCGCCATTGAAGACCTACATTATAATCCCCGAGATATGAAACGGTTCTTAAACGTAGCCAGACTGCTGTTCTTAAACTTTGAAAATGACCAAAACGCAGGTAGCCACGAATACTTGCTTAAAGTCGTACGGGCAGCGCACTTAATGCTAAATTGGCCCCAGTGTCTGCGTTGGTTACAAGGTAACGCACACACCTATAACTCCAGCGGCGACAAAAAAGACCCGGTTCAAAGCTTATCGGATATCACTATTGCCAATCAGTATCTCACGTTTCAAGAGTGGAAAACCGAAATCGAAAAGGAATGGGGGGCAGAAGTTGCAGAGTTAATCGCATTACCGGATTTCTACGCGTTTCTACGCAAAATTGAATTAACGACCCCAGGTTTACCTCAAATCTTTGACGCCCGGTTGTTTTAA
- a CDS encoding asparaginase: MSSYELLVEVTRNGTVESVHFGAAVVCDFKGKVVESWGDIRKLVFPRSALKPMLAIHLVESGASDRYALSDAELSLACSSHQGEKMHQDLVASWLTRLGLSEEHLACGAVLPEHTDSAHQILAAGQQGCRIHHNCSGKHSGFLTTALHLGLPLDGYHLLEHPLQQLSLDILSDLANIDIKQYPMGVDGCGLPAPTMPLLQLGHATARFAKPIDLSDARSQAIYRIHQAITNEPLYVAGSGTVVTELNEVTKGAVLAKTGAEGIVTAALPEQGLGIAVKIADGSARARSVALLAILDDLGVLSVDVKHKLQAQISPEIVNSRGHVVGEIRPATTNIQCSVIRC; the protein is encoded by the coding sequence ATGTCCTCCTATGAGCTTTTAGTCGAAGTAACACGAAATGGAACGGTGGAAAGCGTACATTTTGGTGCAGCCGTCGTGTGTGATTTCAAGGGCAAGGTTGTGGAAAGCTGGGGCGATATCAGAAAGCTGGTATTCCCCCGTTCTGCGCTGAAGCCGATGCTGGCAATCCATCTGGTTGAGAGTGGCGCCAGCGACCGATATGCCTTAAGCGATGCTGAATTATCGCTGGCTTGTTCGTCTCATCAGGGAGAGAAAATGCATCAAGATCTGGTGGCGTCCTGGTTAACGCGACTGGGGTTATCGGAGGAGCATTTAGCCTGCGGCGCAGTATTGCCGGAACATACTGACAGTGCCCACCAGATATTGGCTGCCGGACAACAGGGCTGTCGAATTCACCACAATTGCTCGGGCAAGCACAGCGGATTTTTGACCACGGCATTACATCTGGGCTTGCCATTGGATGGCTACCACCTGCTTGAACATCCATTACAGCAATTATCGCTGGATATACTTTCCGACCTGGCTAACATTGACATCAAACAATATCCTATGGGAGTTGACGGTTGTGGATTACCAGCACCCACGATGCCTTTGCTACAACTTGGGCATGCTACCGCCCGATTCGCCAAGCCTATCGATTTGTCGGATGCTCGCTCACAGGCTATCTACCGTATTCACCAAGCCATTACCAATGAGCCGCTCTACGTTGCCGGGAGCGGAACGGTAGTTACGGAGTTGAATGAGGTAACCAAAGGTGCCGTGCTGGCGAAAACCGGTGCCGAAGGGATCGTCACGGCGGCTTTACCTGAACAAGGTCTGGGGATTGCAGTGAAAATTGCCGATGGCAGTGCCCGAGCACGTTCAGTTGCCTTGTTGGCGATCCTGGACGATCTGGGCGTGCTATCCGTGGACGTAAAACATAAACTTCAGGCTCAAATCTCTCCGGAGATAGTAAACTCAAGAGGTCATGTTGTCGGAGAAATACGTCCGGCCACCACCAATATCCAGTGCTCGGTCATTCGGTGTTAG
- a CDS encoding RNA 2'-phosphotransferase has translation MDDLTRLSRFLSYILRHKPEAVGLTMGKNGWVDVAELIEKAQKHGKPLSPDILTTIVQQDEKQRYSFNSDLTQIRANQGHSVPIDLGLHPIKPPQFLYHGTAVHHLESISRQGLQKQKRHHVHLSEDRKTAKSVGSRYGKPVILTISAGEMFKQGCLFYMSENRVWLTDQVLPHYISFPEN, from the coding sequence ATGGACGATCTTACCCGGCTAAGCCGATTTTTAAGTTATATTTTGCGCCACAAGCCTGAGGCTGTCGGACTCACCATGGGTAAAAACGGTTGGGTGGATGTTGCAGAGCTTATTGAAAAAGCGCAAAAACACGGAAAACCCTTAAGTCCGGATATTCTTACAACCATAGTTCAACAAGATGAAAAACAACGCTATTCCTTTAATTCGGATTTAACACAAATTCGGGCAAACCAAGGGCATTCCGTACCGATTGATCTGGGACTCCATCCGATCAAGCCGCCGCAATTTCTGTATCACGGCACTGCTGTTCATCATCTAGAGTCAATCAGCCGGCAAGGACTGCAAAAACAAAAACGGCATCACGTTCACTTATCCGAAGACCGGAAAACAGCCAAAAGTGTCGGCTCCCGCTACGGCAAACCGGTAATCTTAACCATCTCAGCCGGAGAAATGTTTAAACAAGGCTGTTTGTTTTATATGTCGGAAAACCGTGTTTGGTTAACGGACCAGGTGTTACCGCACTATATTTCTTTTCCAGAAAACTAA
- a CDS encoding sel1 repeat family protein: MDRRYIKSAIWVGILLHAHVTQAGTTASVDTCETFLKSNQLAQVLQECTTLAEKKNSHAQYILAQAYELNGTTTDLKQAIHWYLQAAQAGHSQAQNKLSENYLNGNGVNKDVKTAFYWRKKSAEQGNANAQFALGLMYENGEGVAKDDVQAFEWVYKSAKQNYDLAQHYIGHLYLEGIGVEKNLTKGADWLQKAAEKNVLQAQLSLAALYKLGRGVPKDPSESIKWFTKAALQGSPIAYNFVKKEAMGGSLLAQSNLGIIHINGAGILKDYQEAHLWLEKAANSGYAEAQYNLGVLYKNGLGVTVDIAKASLWFKKAQDQGFIPAKSTTTAK, from the coding sequence TTGGATCGCCGCTACATAAAATCAGCAATCTGGGTTGGGATTCTTCTTCATGCTCATGTTACGCAAGCGGGTACAACGGCATCTGTTGATACCTGCGAGACCTTTTTAAAATCCAATCAATTAGCTCAGGTCCTTCAAGAATGCACCACCTTGGCGGAGAAGAAGAATTCTCACGCACAATACATTCTCGCTCAAGCCTACGAGTTAAATGGCACGACAACCGACCTAAAGCAAGCAATCCATTGGTATTTGCAAGCGGCGCAAGCCGGCCACAGCCAGGCACAAAACAAATTGTCAGAAAACTATCTAAATGGAAACGGCGTTAACAAAGACGTAAAAACGGCATTTTACTGGCGTAAAAAATCAGCGGAGCAGGGCAACGCAAACGCGCAATTTGCACTGGGACTCATGTATGAGAATGGAGAAGGAGTTGCAAAGGATGATGTGCAGGCGTTTGAATGGGTGTACAAATCCGCCAAACAAAACTACGATTTAGCGCAGCACTATATCGGGCATTTGTATTTGGAAGGCATAGGCGTAGAGAAGAATCTCACCAAAGGCGCCGATTGGCTGCAAAAAGCCGCAGAGAAAAATGTCCTCCAGGCGCAACTTAGTTTGGCCGCCCTATACAAGCTGGGGCGGGGTGTGCCCAAAGACCCATCGGAATCCATTAAGTGGTTTACCAAAGCCGCATTGCAAGGATCTCCAATAGCTTACAATTTCGTCAAAAAGGAGGCGATGGGCGGCAGTTTGTTAGCGCAGAGTAATTTGGGGATAATCCATATCAACGGCGCCGGTATCCTAAAAGACTATCAAGAAGCACATCTGTGGTTAGAAAAAGCGGCCAATTCCGGCTATGCCGAAGCACAATATAACTTAGGCGTTCTCTACAAAAACGGGCTTGGGGTGACCGTAGATATAGCCAAAGCCAGTCTATGGTTCAAAAAAGCGCAAGACCAAGGATTTATTCCCGCAAAATCTACAACTACAGCCAAATAG
- a CDS encoding D-alanine--D-alanine ligase: MRIEIITTPNDELKETGFGALSACHSVLESINKLGYDVKLSVCRCLQDLELIVSRKPDLVILAVKYISINNGCDIWLSEYFAEHGVNYSGSTREVLKFDSDKVLAKTHLRKKGLKTANYFTAIPGQYRCESDLPVAFPLFLKPLDAANSNGIDDLSLVTNFAEFESKTLSLYTEFDLPVLAEEYLCGREFSVAIIKTEDSKLIVSAVEIVPPQSTKGLRVLGEKTKKENSEEIKKIGDQKVLSEVTKLAMDAFAMLGIWDYGRIDIKTNKRGQCHFMEANLVPGMKFGASYFPRACEIANELSYDAVIQLIVEKGISRAPHAEPLSMPLITSYGTGEKRLAAS, encoded by the coding sequence ATGAGAATAGAAATCATCACCACACCAAATGATGAATTAAAAGAGACTGGATTTGGAGCACTGAGTGCTTGCCATAGTGTCTTGGAATCCATTAACAAACTCGGCTATGACGTAAAATTGAGCGTGTGTAGATGCTTGCAAGATCTGGAGCTGATTGTGAGCAGGAAACCGGACCTTGTCATCCTCGCCGTGAAGTACATTTCTATTAACAATGGATGTGACATCTGGTTGTCAGAATACTTCGCCGAACATGGAGTCAATTATTCCGGCTCGACAAGAGAAGTGCTGAAGTTTGATTCTGACAAGGTTCTTGCAAAAACACATTTACGAAAAAAAGGTTTGAAAACCGCGAACTATTTTACCGCCATCCCGGGTCAGTATAGATGCGAATCTGACTTGCCAGTAGCATTCCCATTATTTCTTAAGCCATTGGATGCGGCCAATAGTAATGGAATAGATGACTTATCGTTAGTCACAAATTTTGCAGAATTCGAAAGTAAAACCCTGTCTCTCTATACTGAATTTGATCTGCCTGTGTTAGCTGAAGAATATCTTTGTGGTCGGGAATTCTCGGTTGCTATCATTAAAACAGAAGACAGTAAACTCATCGTCTCTGCTGTTGAAATCGTCCCACCCCAATCAACAAAGGGTTTGCGGGTTCTGGGAGAAAAGACCAAAAAGGAAAACTCAGAAGAGATCAAAAAAATTGGAGATCAAAAAGTTCTAAGTGAAGTAACAAAACTGGCGATGGATGCCTTTGCAATGCTGGGAATATGGGATTATGGACGAATTGATATTAAAACAAACAAACGTGGCCAATGCCATTTCATGGAGGCCAATTTAGTGCCCGGTATGAAGTTTGGTGCCAGCTATTTCCCCAGGGCCTGTGAGATAGCGAATGAACTAAGCTATGATGCGGTAATACAGCTGATTGTAGAGAAAGGAATTAGCAGAGCGCCACATGCCGAACCACTGAGTATGCCGCTGATCACTTCCTACGGTACTGGCGAAAAGCGCCTTGCAGCTTCGTAA
- a CDS encoding phosphodiester glycosidase family protein, with protein sequence MMNLPVLRTLLLLSILFASYASEASQDYTVLRINTVTQDLQLFWHDDKGIPFQRFDRLASWLQKKGKKLVFAMNAGMYHADLSPVGLLVQNGVQIKSLNLTGGKGNFFLKPNGVFVVSQTGPKVVDATEYGKHSKGVIWATQSGPLLLKNGAVHPKLNPMSTSRLIRNGVGVSGREAIFVISEKPVSFYEFALYFRDVLKCENALYLDGVISGIYSDETGRNDKRASYGPIVGVTR encoded by the coding sequence ATGATGAACCTCCCTGTGTTGCGTACTTTGCTATTGTTATCGATTCTGTTTGCCAGCTATGCAAGCGAGGCTTCGCAGGACTACACCGTCCTACGTATAAATACCGTTACACAAGATCTGCAACTATTTTGGCACGATGACAAGGGGATTCCCTTTCAGCGCTTTGATCGCTTGGCCTCTTGGTTGCAAAAAAAAGGAAAAAAGCTTGTCTTTGCCATGAACGCAGGAATGTACCACGCGGATTTATCACCGGTGGGCCTGCTGGTGCAAAACGGTGTGCAGATTAAGTCCCTTAATCTTACCGGGGGCAAGGGTAACTTTTTTCTAAAACCCAATGGGGTTTTCGTGGTGTCACAAACAGGTCCAAAAGTAGTGGATGCCACAGAGTACGGCAAACACTCAAAAGGCGTTATCTGGGCGACTCAATCAGGCCCACTGTTGTTAAAGAACGGTGCTGTGCACCCAAAACTCAACCCCATGTCTACTTCGCGCTTAATTCGCAACGGTGTCGGGGTGTCAGGCCGGGAAGCCATTTTCGTCATCAGTGAAAAACCCGTCTCTTTCTATGAATTCGCGCTCTATTTTCGAGACGTGTTGAAATGCGAGAACGCACTTTACCTGGATGGCGTTATCTCCGGCATTTACTCGGATGAAACAGGCAGAAATGACAAACGGGCCAGTTACGGCCCCATTGTCGGTGTTACACGGTAG
- a CDS encoding DUF1488 domain-containing protein: MKLSFPNPSRSFDANKNRVLFWGYDSAIEVSFFVEADALNLTDPHANCSEADFLQAFDALRKRIYEVANKVYMRGGKGTYSYVLGAKDFDG, encoded by the coding sequence ATGAAACTAAGCTTTCCCAATCCAAGCCGCAGCTTCGATGCTAACAAGAATCGTGTACTCTTTTGGGGGTATGATAGCGCCATCGAAGTCTCCTTTTTTGTGGAAGCCGATGCTCTTAATCTCACCGATCCACATGCAAATTGCTCGGAAGCGGATTTTCTGCAGGCGTTTGATGCCTTACGAAAGCGGATCTATGAGGTTGCAAACAAAGTCTATATGCGCGGCGGCAAAGGCACCTATTCGTATGTCCTGGGGGCTAAGGATTTTGATGGTTAA
- a CDS encoding HNH endonuclease, giving the protein MPIETYLDKFKRLNVNTSGGHPSPHKPCMLLALCDMAVAGALRENKIYYEPNFLERYKSIFEVVKTVTDHANPYFPFFHLRSEDFWHLKAREGKESVVQALPTARSRKHITENVDHVCLDEELFQLLQDTNNATIFKETIISHWFPEKRQAFERFYQSELPEMNYENNLRGLVEQKDAKLSPTDYDKILRDRAFRKVIIEAYDYRCAASGWRIITPDDKVLVEAAHIVPFSKTHDDDPRNGIALTPTYHWAFDNRLIAPGTDLKWHVTKDLDPRIRDYEGLIGLEGKEILLPKNKKYWPKKESLEWAIANLNKLINPKLII; this is encoded by the coding sequence ATGCCAATCGAAACCTATTTAGATAAATTCAAAAGACTGAATGTAAATACCTCCGGCGGTCATCCCAGCCCCCACAAACCCTGTATGCTGTTGGCTCTATGCGATATGGCGGTTGCAGGCGCATTAAGAGAAAACAAAATTTACTACGAACCTAACTTCCTGGAGCGTTACAAATCGATATTCGAAGTGGTAAAAACCGTTACAGACCATGCAAATCCCTATTTTCCGTTCTTCCACCTCAGAAGTGAAGATTTCTGGCATTTAAAAGCCAGGGAAGGGAAGGAGTCAGTTGTACAGGCACTGCCCACGGCACGGTCACGCAAGCACATTACCGAAAACGTCGACCACGTCTGTCTGGACGAAGAATTGTTCCAACTGCTCCAGGACACAAACAACGCTACAATTTTTAAAGAAACAATAATAAGCCACTGGTTTCCGGAAAAGCGCCAAGCCTTTGAGCGTTTTTATCAATCAGAACTACCGGAAATGAACTATGAAAACAACCTTCGCGGCCTGGTCGAACAAAAGGATGCAAAATTATCCCCAACCGACTACGACAAAATCCTGAGAGACCGCGCCTTTCGCAAAGTCATCATAGAAGCCTACGACTACCGCTGCGCCGCCTCCGGCTGGCGTATCATCACCCCGGACGACAAAGTTCTGGTTGAAGCCGCACATATCGTCCCATTCTCTAAAACTCACGACGACGACCCCCGCAACGGCATCGCCCTGACACCCACATACCACTGGGCATTCGACAACCGCCTCATAGCCCCAGGTACGGATCTGAAGTGGCACGTTACCAAAGATCTGGACCCACGCATCCGCGATTATGAAGGGCTGATCGGGCTGGAAGGAAAAGAAATCTTACTTCCTAAGAATAAAAAATACTGGCCCAAGAAAGAATCTCTGGAATGGGCGATAGCTAATCTGAACAAATTAATCAATCCAAAACTCATTATTTAG
- a CDS encoding BPSL0067 family protein → MIFIADNEFLFCFFCLVCLSGNRWWITEQKAFLIHPTVLYTSQDGSGVWVMDQWSTKPSISKRKMFFLGKNADGSYVDPSNNGDALSVIMHD, encoded by the coding sequence ATGATATTTATAGCCGACAACGAATTCCTTTTCTGTTTTTTTTGTTTAGTGTGTCTATCTGGAAATCGCTGGTGGATTACGGAACAAAAAGCGTTCCTAATTCACCCTACGGTCCTATATACTTCTCAAGATGGATCAGGTGTGTGGGTTATGGATCAATGGAGCACAAAACCATCCATTTCGAAACGTAAAATGTTTTTCCTAGGCAAGAACGCCGATGGGTCTTATGTGGACCCTAGCAATAATGGAGATGCCTTGTCGGTAATTATGCATGACTAA
- a CDS encoding fibronectin type III domain-containing protein, with protein MSSISRLPIFYFFLWLSACGGGGGGGAPGDIVDPNPSNLAAPTGVTATAGDAQIDVSWATVAGATSYNIYVNDAGFVSKTSYIRLLTSATSPVTISGLVNGQLHTVMVTATDSSSESSDSISDQATPQGAPPGPVTDFLVTPGNKQIGVSWTAVSGATGYEVDYAEDAAFTVNKGTLATNSTSYTFTGLSNGVTYYYRILSTNGNGSSAWSSTVSAVPDLASGWNVKEVPSSRLLGAFEAYYDKKTHLNSNRKALISWSHGTTTYSTVYAVTYDPATDWSTATTISITDGFDSGSSLSDNGEAAVIWSERTYLDPDNLTWRHDIYVKHYQGGVWGSAVPLSSTESGQYPGEPVVQLDSSGNAVAIWHGDDGNYYSRTYNRLSDTWATVNPINSSSNPYVGRPFTALDSSDRIIVAWDEKPASTSSTNKIFVRRYTDSGGWETTMPINIDDPMLDAGNYLYDMSANANGDIFVLWAHKPAGDYELKLRKYSAAGTTWNSEIAVDTSNFAMDWGSVRADPAGNSVVYWKKRIDDTVNIIESDNLAVYHSATVSMGPIEEMPTTTDDIYSLTPSAFGTGLFRAHYSTNAGAVHAYERIYDFAAQTWSTAVSVQDYFGREDYQLVVNGSGAAILTTFSNWFDYGTLKSYLDVRASFYMP; from the coding sequence ATGTCCAGCATATCTCGATTGCCTATTTTTTATTTTTTTCTATGGTTAAGTGCTTGTGGCGGAGGCGGCGGTGGGGGCGCTCCCGGAGACATTGTTGATCCCAACCCCAGTAATCTGGCAGCACCCACGGGTGTAACAGCAACCGCAGGCGACGCCCAGATCGACGTCAGCTGGGCTACCGTAGCAGGAGCCACCTCATATAACATCTATGTTAATGATGCTGGATTTGTTTCCAAAACCAGTTATATCCGTTTGTTAACAAGTGCTACTTCTCCGGTCACGATCTCTGGTTTAGTGAATGGGCAGCTCCACACGGTAATGGTTACGGCGACCGATTCCAGCAGTGAAAGCTCTGACTCTATTTCAGACCAAGCCACACCACAGGGAGCACCTCCGGGGCCGGTCACGGACTTCCTCGTCACACCGGGCAATAAACAGATTGGTGTTTCCTGGACGGCCGTCAGCGGCGCGACCGGTTATGAAGTGGATTATGCAGAGGACGCGGCTTTTACCGTTAACAAAGGGACCCTGGCTACCAATTCCACTTCGTACACCTTTACCGGTTTAAGCAATGGTGTCACTTATTACTATAGAATTTTGTCCACGAATGGCAATGGCAGCAGCGCCTGGTCATCAACCGTCAGCGCTGTTCCCGATTTGGCATCCGGTTGGAATGTCAAAGAAGTACCGTCCTCGAGACTATTAGGTGCCTTTGAAGCTTACTACGATAAAAAAACCCATTTAAACAGCAACCGTAAGGCTTTGATAAGCTGGAGCCACGGGACCACCACATATTCAACCGTGTATGCTGTAACATACGATCCTGCAACTGACTGGAGTACTGCAACCACAATCAGTATCACCGACGGGTTCGACTCCGGTTCCAGCTTATCGGATAACGGCGAGGCTGCTGTCATTTGGAGCGAACGCACGTATTTGGATCCGGACAATTTAACCTGGCGCCATGATATCTATGTGAAGCACTATCAGGGCGGCGTATGGGGCAGCGCCGTACCATTGAGCAGCACCGAAAGCGGACAGTATCCGGGGGAACCTGTTGTTCAGCTGGATTCTTCAGGTAACGCCGTAGCAATCTGGCATGGCGACGATGGCAATTACTACTCTCGCACTTACAATAGACTAAGCGACACCTGGGCGACGGTAAACCCCATCAACAGTTCTTCCAACCCGTACGTGGGCCGACCCTTTACCGCATTGGACAGCAGTGATCGAATCATTGTTGCTTGGGACGAGAAACCGGCATCCACTTCCAGCACAAATAAGATTTTCGTACGCCGTTATACCGACTCCGGCGGTTGGGAGACGACGATGCCCATCAACATCGACGACCCAATGCTGGATGCCGGCAACTATCTTTATGATATGTCAGCCAATGCCAATGGAGATATTTTCGTACTGTGGGCCCACAAGCCGGCGGGTGATTATGAGTTGAAACTCAGAAAATACAGTGCTGCCGGGACCACCTGGAATAGTGAAATTGCAGTGGATACCTCCAACTTTGCTATGGATTGGGGTTCGGTCCGAGCGGATCCGGCCGGTAATTCGGTGGTGTACTGGAAAAAACGCATTGATGACACGGTGAATATCATAGAGTCAGACAATCTTGCGGTCTATCACAGCGCTACGGTGAGCATGGGACCAATAGAGGAAATGCCGACCACTACAGATGACATCTATTCACTAACGCCATCTGCTTTCGGGACCGGGTTGTTTCGCGCACATTATTCGACCAATGCCGGCGCAGTTCATGCTTATGAGCGAATCTACGATTTTGCAGCACAAACCTGGAGTACCGCAGTCAGTGTCCAGGACTATTTTGGCAGAGAAGACTACCAACTCGTTGTTAACGGCTCCGGCGCAGCGATCCTGACGACATTCTCCAATTGGTTCGACTATGGCACGCTGAAAAGCTACTTGGATGTTAGAGCATCCTTTTATATGCCTTAG